Proteins from one Coffea arabica cultivar ET-39 chromosome 8c, Coffea Arabica ET-39 HiFi, whole genome shotgun sequence genomic window:
- the LOC140013555 gene encoding phenylalanine N-monooxygenase CYP79D16-like — MHARQELMFATVDNPSNAVEWALAEMPNQPEMLQKATEELDAVVGKDRLVQESDLPRLKYVKACVRESLRLHPLAPFNVPHVSTQDTVVGGYFIPKGSHVIVSRPGLSRNPRIWEDPLKYKPERHMKDMDDARMDLNDPELNMFSFSTGRRGCPGVLLGSTLTVMLLARLLQCFSWKIPSGHSQIDLAECEDAGFLAKPLVAVAEPRFPQLN; from the coding sequence ATGCATGCTCGACAGGAATTAATGTTTGCGACAGTCGATAATCCATCAAATGCTGTGGAGTGGGCATTAGCAGAGATGCCAAATCAACCTGAAATGCTTCAAAAAGCCACAGAAGAGCTAGACGCCGTGGTTGGAAAGGATAGGCTTGTTCAAGAGTCTGACCTTCCGAGGCTGAAATATGTGAAGGCCTGCGTAAGAGAGTCCTTGCGGCTCCATCCATTAGCACCCTTTAATGTTCCTCATGTATCCACTCAGGACACCGTCGTTGGTGGCTACTTCATCCCGAAGGGTAGCCATGTTATCGTCAGCCGTCCAGGACTTAGCCGTAATCCTCGAATCTGGGAGGATCCGCTTAAGTACAAGCCCGAGCGACACATGAAGGACATGGATGATGCTAGAATGGATCTCAACGATCCAGAattaaatatgttttccttcAGCACCGGAAGGCGTGGATGTCCAGGAGTCCTTTTGGGTTCCACGCTCACTGTGATGTTGCTGGCCAGACTTCTTCAATGCTTTAGCTGGAAGATTCCATCAGGTCATTCGCAAATCGACTTAGCAGAGTGCGAGGATGCTGGCTTCCTTGCCAAACCTCTCGTTGCAGTTGCTGAACCACGATTCCCACAACTCAACTAG
- the LOC140013556 gene encoding uncharacterized protein yields the protein MRAVVWNCRGAGSPLTVSQLEEVVRLHSPKLVFLAETKNKKFVMNKIRMRLRYDSLFVVDPIGRAGGLAIIWRKDLVVKRVLFIDFTIELNVEGKGTEEDWWFVGIYASSSDQLREQQWKTIEHRTNIWGRNWILASDMNDLLSSGEKWEGKQRSDRSFRIFRNFVNNNQLIDIEFEGIPWTWCNNWDEEGEVVFEPYRQQADKKGRLSALKRQLTEAYKKEEAYWGQKARVQWLKERDRNTKYFHTVVAGRRRRNNISTLQREDGTWCKSEGEVEGEINGYFRKLFTSTNPRQFDAILNGIPQVITGQMNNKLTRPVSEMEVRKAMFSLHPNKAPGSDDMVKAYDSVEWPFVVKMLEKMGFCQLWINWIFKCMSSVVYSFNVNGEKKGMVRPSRGIRQGDPLSPYLFVLVSEGLASLKEARQVMRILEIYEIASRQKINTDKSSVFFSKNTDESKKAAILGLLGGMKHVDQSRHLGLPMVIGKSKRQVFNYIKVKVLEKLKGWKEKLLSQAGKEVLLKSVA from the exons ATGAGAGCTGTGGTGTGGAACTGTCGAGGTGctgggagccccttgacagtttCTCAACTTGAGGAGGTTGTGAGACTCCACTCCCCTAAGTTAGTCTTTTTAGctgaaactaaaaacaaaaaatttgttaTGAATAAAATTAGGATGAGACTGAGATATGATAGTCTGTTTGTTGTTGACCCTATAGGTAGAGCTGGAGGTCTGGCTATAATATGGAGGAAGGACTTAGTAGTTAAAAGAGTTCTTTTCATTGATTTTACAATAGAATTGAATGTGGAAGGGAAGGGTACTGAGGAGGATTGGTGGTTTGTTGGGATATATGCTAGTAGTAGTGATCAGCTCAGAGAGCAACAGTGGAAAACCATAGAACATAGAACTAATATATGGGGTAGGAATTGGATTTTAGCTAGTGACATGAATGATCTGCTGTCCAGTGGGGAAAAATGGGAAGGGAAGCAGAGGAGTGATAGAAGTTTTAGAATCTTTAGGAATTTTGTCAATAATAATCAACTGATAGATATTGAATTTGAAGGGATTCCCTGGACTTGGTGTAACAATTGGGATGAGGAGGGTGAG gttgtctttgagCCTTACAGACAGCAGGCAGATAAAAAAGGGAGATTGAGTGCTCTTAAGAGACAGCTTACTGAGGCTTACAAGAAGGAGGAAGCTTACTGGGGGCAAAAGGCTAGAGTGCAATGGTTGAAAGAGAGAGATAGAAACACCAAGTATTTTCATACTGTGGTTGCGGGGAGAAGGAGGAGGAACAATATATCTACCCTGCAAAGAGAGGATGGTACTTGGTGCAAGTCTGAGGGAGAGGTTGAAGGGGAGATCAATgggtattttaggaaactttTCACTTCTACTAATCCAAGGCAATTTGATGCAATACTCAATGGCATTCCCCAGGTGATCACAGGACAGATGAACAACAAGCTCACCAGACCAGTCTCTGAGATGGAAGTCAGGAAAGCAATGTTTTCTTTACATCCCAATAAAGCCCCTGGATCTGATG ATATGGTGAAAGCCTATGACAGCGTAGAATGGCCTTTTGTGGTCAAAATGCTGGAGAAAATGGGATTTTGCCAACTTTGGATAAACTGGATTTTTAAATGCATGTCATCTGTTGTGTACTCTTTTAATGTAAACGGTGAAAAAAAGGGTATGGTTAGGCCATCTAGAGGAATTAGGCAAGGGGATCCATTATCCCCATACCTATTTGTGCTTGTGTCTGAAGGACT AGCCAGTTTGAAAGAGGCAAGACAGGTGATGAGAATCTTGGAGATTTATGAAATAGCATCTAGGCAGAAGATCAATACTGATAAATCTTCTGTATTCTTTAGTAAGAATACAGATGAGAGTAAGAAGGCAGCGATTTTAGGCTTATTGGGGGGGATGAAACATGTGGATCAGAGCAGGCATCTGGGGCTACCTATGGTTATTGGCAAATCCAAAAGACAGGTTTTCAACTATATTAAGGTCAAGGTGTTAGAGAAACTTAAAGGCTGGAAAGAAAAATTGTTGAGCCAAGCTGGGAAGGAGGTCCTGTTGAAGTCT GTTGCCTAA
- the LOC140013930 gene encoding tryptophan N-monooxygenase CYP79A68-like: MNYTSGLRVDSGLGFISISWIPFFSGFMALVLLVIFMMDKWLTICLKNNKPRLPLPPGPKCLPFFGCIFQMLRNRPTNRWICKVMDDLNTEIACIRIFGVHIIPVTSPELAREFLKKQDTIFSSRPVSMSAELCSEGFLTTIRSPLGDQYKKMKRMVVSSVLSPAKHQWLHSKRAEEADHLVNYVYSQCKGNATGGLVDIRLVTQHYCGNVTRKMISNKRFFGKGMEDGGPGAEEVEHINALFKMLAHLYAFSVSDYMPWMKIFDFDGYGKILTEAIACVRKHQDPEIEKRIKMWKSGVKKEEEDLLDVLIRLKDSNGRPLLTTEEIRAQITELMFATVDNPSNAVEWALAEMPNQPEMLQKATEELDAVVGKDRLVQESDLPRLKYVKACVRESLRLHPLAPFNVPHVSTQDTVVGGYFIPKGSHVIVSRPGLSRNPRIWEDPLKYKPERHMKDMDDARMDLNDPELNMFSFSTGRRGCPGVLLGSTLTVMLLARLLQCFSWKIPSGHSQIDLAECEDAGFLAKPLVAVAEPRFPQLN, encoded by the exons ATGAATTACACTTCCGGGCTTCGTGTTGATTCAGGCTTGGGATTTATCTCAATCTCATGGATCCCATTTTTCTCAGGATTCATGGCTTTGGTGTTGTTGGTGATCTTTATGATGGACAAATGGTTAACTATTTGTCTAAAGAACAACAAACCTCGATTACCTCTCCCTCCTGGCCCAAAATGCTTGCCTTTCTTTGGCTGCATTTTCCAAATGCTGAGAAACAGACCAACAAATCGATGGATATGCAAAGTCATGGATGATTTGAATACCGAAATCGCATGTATCCGCATTTTCGGTGTTCATATCATTCCTGTCACTTCTCCTGAACTCGCTCGCGAATTCCTCAAGAAACAAGACACGATTTTCTCCAGCAGACCTGTTTCCATGTCTGCAGAACTTTGTAGTGAAGGATTCTTGACGACAATCCGTTCACCTTTGGGCGATCAatacaagaaaatgaagaggatGGTCGTTTCCAGTGTGCTCTCACCTGCTAAACACCAATGGCTTCACAGCAAGCGAGCAGAGGAAGCAGATCATTTGGTTAATTATGTTTACAGCCAGTGCAAGGGCAATGCCACCGGTGGGCTAGTGGACATAAGATTGGTTACGCAACACTACTGCGGAAATGtgactagaaaaatgatttccAACAAGCGATTCTTCGGGAAAGGAATGGAAGATGGAGGACCAGGTGCTGAGGAAGTTGAACATATCAATGCACTATTCAAAATGCTTGCTCATTTGTATGCATTCAGCGTATCTGATTACATGCCCTGGATGAAGATTTTTGATTTTGATGGCTACGGAAAGATTCTTACTGAGGCCATTGCATGCGTACGAAAGCACCAAGATCCTGAAATTGAAAAAAGGATTAAAATGTGGAAGAGTGGCGTGaaaaaggaggaagaagacctTCTTGATGTCCTAATCAGGCTCAAAGATAGCAACGGCAGACCCCTCTTAACAACTGAGGAGATTAGAGCACAAATTACT GAATTAATGTTTGCGACAGTCGATAATCCATCAAATGCTGTGGAGTGGGCATTAGCAGAGATGCCAAATCAACCTGAAATGCTTCAAAAAGCCACAGAAGAGCTAGACGCCGTGGTTGGAAAGGATAGGCTTGTTCAAGAGTCTGACCTTCCGAGGCTGAAATATGTGAAGGCCTGCGTAAGAGAGTCCTTGCGGCTCCATCCATTAGCACCCTTTAATGTTCCTCATGTATCCACTCAGGACACCGTCGTTGGTGGCTACTTCATCCCGAAGGGTAGCCATGTTATCGTCAGCCGTCCAGGACTTAGCCGTAATCCTCGAATCTGGGAGGATCCGCTTAAGTACAAGCCCGAGCGACACATGAAGGACATGGATGATGCTAGAATGGATCTCAACGATCCAGAattaaatatgttttccttcAGCACCGGAAGGCGTGGATGTCCAGGAGTCCTTTTGGGTTCCACGCTCACTGTGATGTTGCTGGCCAGACTTCTTCAATGCTTTAGCTGGAAGATTCCATCAGGTCATTCGCAAATCGACTTAGCAGAGTGCGAGGATGCTGGCTTCCTTGCCAAACCTCTCGTTGCAGTTGCTGAACCACGATTCCCACAACTCAACTAG